One region of Streptomyces rishiriensis genomic DNA includes:
- a CDS encoding dihydrofolate reductase family protein: protein MTEQFAGRRVVTNMALSLDGHYAAPDNPLDMSWVMPYAVTDVARDHLTGLWESATTALLGRVNAEGFLGFWPTVIGMEGVDPRDEGFAKWLVDTDKVVLSAGLDKAPWERTTIADKPAADVVADLRATEGGDILVLSSASVVKALLAADEVDRLALTVFPVFLGGGPRLFDDGLPAGRWTLVSQTAGEHGTLALVYDRVR, encoded by the coding sequence ATGACCGAGCAGTTCGCCGGCCGTCGAGTCGTCACGAACATGGCCCTCTCCCTCGACGGCCACTACGCGGCGCCGGACAACCCCCTGGACATGAGCTGGGTGATGCCGTACGCGGTGACGGACGTCGCCCGCGACCACCTGACCGGCCTCTGGGAGTCCGCCACGACAGCGCTCCTCGGGCGGGTCAACGCCGAGGGGTTCCTCGGCTTCTGGCCCACCGTCATCGGTATGGAGGGCGTCGACCCGCGCGACGAGGGCTTCGCGAAGTGGCTCGTCGACACCGACAAGGTGGTCCTCTCCGCCGGCCTCGACAAGGCGCCGTGGGAGCGCACGACCATCGCCGACAAGCCGGCCGCCGACGTCGTCGCGGACCTCAGGGCCACCGAAGGCGGCGACATTCTCGTGCTCTCCAGCGCGAGCGTCGTCAAGGCGCTGCTGGCGGCCGACGAGGTCGACCGGCTGGCGCTCACGGTCTTCCCGGTCTTCCTCGGTGGCGGACCGCGCCTCTTCGACGACGGTCTGCCCGCGGGGCGGTGGACGCTCGTGAGCCAGACCGCGGGCGAGCACGGCACGTTGGCCCTCGTCTACGACCGGGTCCGCTGA
- a CDS encoding MFS transporter, with protein MSSPATAPPSPASLKRIVAASLIGTTIEWYDFFLYGSAAALVFNKLFFPGSDPLVGTLLSFLTYAVGFAARPLGALVFGHYGDRLGRKKLLVLSLLLMGGATFAIGLLPTHATVGSAAPVLLTALRLVQGFALGGEWGGAVLLVSEHGDARRRGFWASWPQTGAPAGQLLATGVLSLLTAVLSDAAFASWGWRIPFLLSGVLVVVGLWIRLSVDESPVFRQALAQAEARKAVRSAKPEQLPLVSVLRHHWRDVLVAMGARMAENISYYVITAFILVYATTSAGVSKQTALNAVLIASAVHFAVIPAWGALSDRVGRRPVYLLGAVGIGLWMFPFFSLVDTGSFGSLVLAVTVGLVLHGAMYAPQAAFFSEMFATRMRYSGASIGAQFASVAAGAPAPLIATALLAEYDSSTPIALYVIAAALLTVVAVGVAKETRHRDLADGDPGADVEVAQTPVTDARVV; from the coding sequence ATGTCCTCCCCCGCGACCGCTCCCCCATCCCCCGCCAGCCTCAAACGCATCGTCGCCGCGTCTCTCATCGGCACCACCATCGAGTGGTACGACTTCTTCCTCTACGGCTCGGCCGCCGCCCTCGTCTTCAACAAGCTGTTCTTCCCGGGCTCCGACCCGCTCGTCGGCACGCTCCTGTCGTTCCTGACCTACGCCGTCGGTTTCGCCGCGCGGCCGCTCGGCGCGCTGGTCTTCGGGCACTACGGGGACCGGCTCGGGCGCAAGAAGCTGCTGGTTCTGAGTCTGCTGCTGATGGGCGGGGCGACCTTCGCGATCGGGCTGCTCCCGACGCATGCGACCGTCGGGAGCGCCGCTCCGGTGCTGCTGACCGCGCTGCGGCTGGTCCAGGGTTTCGCGCTCGGCGGTGAGTGGGGCGGAGCCGTCCTGCTGGTGTCCGAGCACGGGGACGCGCGACGGCGCGGTTTCTGGGCCTCGTGGCCGCAGACGGGCGCGCCCGCGGGGCAGTTGCTCGCGACCGGTGTGCTGTCCCTGCTCACGGCCGTGCTCTCGGACGCCGCCTTCGCCTCCTGGGGCTGGCGGATCCCGTTCCTGCTCTCGGGTGTGCTGGTGGTCGTCGGTCTGTGGATACGCCTGTCCGTCGACGAATCCCCCGTGTTCCGCCAGGCCTTGGCGCAGGCCGAGGCCCGCAAGGCGGTGCGGTCGGCGAAACCGGAGCAGTTGCCGCTGGTGTCGGTGCTGCGCCACCACTGGCGCGACGTGCTGGTCGCGATGGGCGCGCGGATGGCCGAGAACATCTCCTACTACGTCATCACCGCGTTCATCCTCGTGTACGCGACCACCTCGGCCGGTGTCTCCAAGCAGACCGCGCTCAACGCCGTACTCATCGCCTCCGCCGTGCACTTCGCGGTGATTCCGGCCTGGGGCGCACTGTCCGACCGGGTCGGGCGACGGCCGGTGTATCTGCTGGGGGCGGTCGGGATCGGGCTGTGGATGTTCCCGTTCTTCTCGCTCGTCGACACCGGCTCCTTCGGCAGTCTCGTCCTCGCGGTGACGGTGGGTCTGGTGCTGCACGGGGCGATGTACGCGCCCCAGGCCGCCTTCTTCTCCGAGATGTTCGCGACCCGCATGCGTTACTCGGGCGCCTCCATCGGCGCCCAGTTCGCCTCGGTCGCGGCGGGCGCCCCGGCGCCGCTGATCGCAACCGCGCTCCTGGCCGAATACGACAGCTCCACCCCGATCGCCCTCTATGTGATCGCCGCGGCTCTGCTGACGGTCGTCGCCGTGGGGGTCGCCAAGGAGACCCGCCACCGTGACCTGGCCGACGGCGACCCCGGTGCGGACGTGGAGGTCGCGCAGACCCCGGTGACGGACGCGCGCGTCGTCTGA
- a CDS encoding 3-hydroxybutyrate dehydrogenase: MTSPQAAAPGPVAPSLDLGGRTALVTGAAGGIGRACALRLAAAGAKVRAVDRDAAGLETLALSAAALPGSVEPYVLDLTDLDAAELAAAGTDVLVNNAGLQRVAPLEEFPPDVFHTVLTVMLEAPFRLIRGALPHMYGQSWGRIVNVSSVHGLRASAYKSAYVAAKHGLEGLSKTAALEGAPHGVTSNCVNPAYVRTPLVQRQLADQARTHGIPEERVLADVLLRDSAVKRLIEPEEVAEAVAYLCGPQASFVTGTSLLLDGGWTAH, from the coding sequence ATGACTTCGCCCCAGGCCGCCGCTCCCGGTCCCGTCGCCCCCTCGCTCGACCTCGGCGGCCGCACCGCCCTCGTCACCGGTGCGGCCGGCGGCATCGGACGGGCCTGCGCGCTGCGGCTCGCGGCCGCCGGGGCCAAGGTCCGCGCCGTCGACCGCGACGCGGCAGGACTGGAGACGCTCGCCTTGAGCGCGGCTGCGCTGCCCGGCTCGGTCGAACCGTACGTCCTGGACCTCACCGACCTCGACGCCGCCGAACTGGCGGCCGCCGGGACCGACGTCCTGGTCAACAACGCCGGACTTCAGCGGGTGGCCCCGCTGGAGGAGTTCCCGCCCGACGTCTTCCACACGGTGCTCACCGTCATGCTGGAGGCGCCGTTCCGGCTCATCCGCGGCGCCCTGCCCCACATGTACGGGCAGAGCTGGGGCCGCATCGTCAACGTGTCCTCCGTGCACGGCCTGCGCGCCTCCGCCTACAAGTCGGCGTACGTCGCCGCCAAACACGGCCTCGAGGGCCTCTCCAAGACCGCCGCACTCGAGGGCGCGCCCCATGGCGTGACCTCCAACTGTGTCAACCCCGCCTATGTGCGCACCCCGCTCGTGCAGCGGCAGCTCGCCGACCAGGCACGTACGCACGGCATCCCCGAGGAACGCGTACTCGCCGACGTGCTGCTGCGGGACAGCGCCGTCAAGCGCCTCATCGAACCGGAGGAGGTCGCCGAGGCCGTCGCGTACCTGTGCGGCCCGCAGGCGTCCTTCGTGACAGGCACCTCGCTGCTCCTCGACGGCGGCTGGACCGCGCACTGA
- a CDS encoding helix-turn-helix domain-containing protein: MSRDHLKGVTAAPGPTYDADAPFLELLARGAAAEAYDRPVLLARAEGGSGERIAALEHAKLLALRVRSELEGRRRREAELSALFETAHDLAGPRDVDAVLQAIVQRARSLLGTDIAYLSLHDPARGDTYMRVTEGSVAARFQQLRLGMGEGLGGLVAQTARPYVTDDYFRDERFRHTTTIDAGVRDEGLVAILGVPLLLGPHVIGVLFAADRRARVFEREQIALLGSFAALAAAAIDTANLLTETRSALAGLERANEIIRDRSAVIERASDVHDRLAELVLRGGGVHDVAAAVSQVLDGTVEFLETAPASALEASRAEGHAVRHQHDWIAAVAAGGELLGALVLRGHPELDPVDQRTLERAAMVTSLLLLARRSAAEAEQRVRGELLDDLLEARDRDPRLLRERAARLHADLDATHVVLAARLEAAAPDADQEAAARRRLWSAASHLAATRRGLAAARDGGTVLLLPLEPGDSATELARRTALHLGTAVHEAVTVGASAPVRGLAADPDTVVAAYAEGRRCLDALRLLGRSGDGAAAEDFGFLGLLLAGDRDVTGFVERTIGRVVAYDDRRGTDLLRTLDAYFASGMSPARTKDELHVHVNTVAQRLERVGRLLGDDWQRPARALEIQLALRLHRLATPGPR; encoded by the coding sequence ATGTCCCGCGATCACCTGAAGGGCGTCACGGCCGCCCCCGGTCCCACCTACGACGCCGACGCGCCGTTCCTCGAGCTGCTCGCCCGGGGCGCGGCCGCCGAGGCGTACGACCGGCCCGTGCTGCTCGCCCGCGCCGAGGGAGGGTCGGGCGAGCGGATCGCGGCACTCGAACACGCCAAGCTGCTCGCGCTGCGGGTCCGCTCGGAACTGGAGGGGCGGCGCCGGCGGGAGGCCGAGCTGTCCGCCCTCTTCGAGACGGCCCACGACCTCGCGGGCCCACGCGACGTGGACGCCGTACTCCAGGCGATCGTGCAACGGGCCCGCTCGCTGCTCGGCACCGACATCGCCTACCTCAGCCTGCACGACCCGGCCAGGGGCGACACCTACATGCGGGTCACCGAGGGGTCGGTCGCCGCCCGTTTCCAGCAACTGCGCCTCGGGATGGGGGAGGGGCTCGGCGGCCTCGTCGCCCAGACGGCCCGCCCCTACGTCACCGACGACTACTTCCGCGACGAACGTTTCCGGCACACGACGACCATCGACGCGGGCGTGCGCGACGAGGGGCTGGTCGCGATCCTCGGGGTTCCCCTGCTGCTGGGACCGCACGTCATCGGGGTGCTGTTCGCCGCCGACCGGCGCGCCCGGGTCTTCGAACGGGAGCAGATCGCCCTCCTCGGATCCTTCGCCGCGCTCGCCGCGGCCGCCATCGACACCGCCAACCTGCTCACCGAGACCCGCTCGGCCCTGGCCGGCCTGGAACGCGCCAACGAGATCATCCGGGACCGCAGCGCGGTCATCGAGCGCGCCTCCGACGTCCACGACCGGCTGGCCGAACTGGTCCTGCGCGGCGGCGGTGTCCACGACGTGGCCGCCGCGGTCTCCCAGGTGCTGGACGGCACCGTGGAGTTCCTGGAGACCGCCCCGGCCAGCGCGCTGGAGGCGTCCCGCGCGGAGGGCCACGCCGTACGCCATCAGCACGACTGGATCGCGGCGGTCGCCGCCGGCGGGGAACTGCTCGGCGCGCTGGTGCTGCGCGGACATCCGGAGCTCGACCCCGTCGACCAACGCACCCTGGAGCGGGCCGCGATGGTCACCTCCCTGCTGCTCCTGGCCCGGCGCTCCGCGGCCGAGGCCGAACAACGGGTGCGCGGCGAGCTTCTCGACGACCTGCTCGAAGCCCGCGACCGTGACCCCCGCCTGCTGCGTGAGCGCGCCGCCCGGCTGCACGCCGACCTCGACGCGACCCATGTCGTGCTCGCGGCCCGACTGGAGGCCGCCGCCCCCGACGCCGACCAGGAGGCGGCCGCACGTCGTCGCCTGTGGTCCGCCGCCTCCCATCTCGCCGCCACCCGGCGTGGACTGGCCGCCGCGCGCGACGGCGGAACCGTCCTGCTGCTGCCGCTCGAACCGGGCGACAGCGCGACGGAGTTGGCCCGCCGTACCGCGCTGCACCTCGGCACCGCCGTCCACGAAGCGGTCACCGTCGGCGCGTCCGCCCCGGTGCGGGGCCTCGCCGCCGACCCGGACACGGTGGTCGCCGCGTACGCGGAGGGCCGCCGCTGTCTCGACGCCCTGCGCCTGCTGGGCCGTTCCGGCGACGGGGCGGCCGCCGAGGACTTCGGCTTCCTGGGTCTGCTCCTCGCCGGCGACCGGGACGTGACGGGCTTCGTGGAGCGCACCATCGGCCGTGTCGTCGCGTACGACGACCGCCGCGGCACCGACCTGCTGCGCACCCTCGACGCGTACTTCGCCTCGGGCATGAGCCCGGCCCGCACCAAGGACGAACTCCACGTCCACGTCAACACGGTGGCCCAACGACTCGAACGCGTCGGCCGCCTCCTGGGCGACGACTGGCAGCGCCCCGCCCGCGCGCTGGAGATCCAACTCGCCCTGAGACTTCACCGATTGGCCACGCCCGGACCTCGCTGA
- a CDS encoding type III polyketide synthase, whose product MAAYLCPPAVIHGEHAVQTSEIVAEVRDRHPHAAWVPRIDGIAASTGIETRGWMLPLETAVAPGGGSALRAVGVEPAQEALARDGFGQQDVDRVIAALEAIPAPQTVQERTAPAWEAVQSYGERAARGALQIAGLDAADVDCLITSHSTTPALPGLDIALANRLALRNDAMLLPATQWACVAGTRSLALAAELVAADPDRVVLVVIAEALSTTYQPADDTLESLIVRLLFADTAVAAVVTGRPRRESVLRLDAAWHHTLPGTQDLHRLETRADGTHFVMDRRGPRAVQETVTAMWEWLRVRYQDDPDSWHPDVLLAHPGGTRVLEYMEQTMPDAWPAGLLDHSRDSYTSGNRGGAAVFDILRRAHDAGQKSGSRAVLYAAAPGLTATALEGEWL is encoded by the coding sequence ATGGCCGCTTACCTCTGTCCGCCTGCCGTGATACACGGCGAGCACGCCGTGCAGACCAGCGAGATCGTGGCCGAGGTGCGCGACCGGCACCCGCACGCGGCGTGGGTGCCGCGGATCGACGGCATCGCGGCCAGTACGGGCATCGAGACCCGCGGGTGGATGCTGCCGCTGGAGACCGCCGTCGCGCCCGGCGGCGGCAGTGCCCTGCGGGCCGTCGGCGTCGAACCCGCCCAAGAGGCGCTGGCACGCGACGGGTTCGGTCAGCAGGACGTCGACCGCGTGATCGCCGCCCTCGAGGCGATACCCGCGCCACAGACCGTCCAGGAGCGCACGGCGCCGGCCTGGGAGGCCGTGCAGTCCTACGGCGAGCGTGCGGCGCGCGGGGCGCTGCAGATCGCCGGGCTGGACGCCGCGGACGTCGACTGCCTGATCACCAGTCACTCCACCACCCCGGCGCTGCCGGGCCTTGACATCGCCCTGGCCAACAGGCTCGCGCTCCGCAACGACGCGATGCTGCTGCCGGCCACGCAGTGGGCCTGTGTCGCGGGGACCCGCTCCCTGGCCCTGGCGGCGGAACTCGTGGCCGCCGATCCCGACCGCGTGGTGCTGGTCGTGATCGCGGAGGCGCTGAGCACGACCTACCAGCCCGCGGACGACACCCTCGAGTCCCTCATCGTCCGCTTGCTGTTCGCGGACACCGCGGTCGCCGCGGTGGTCACGGGCCGCCCGCGACGCGAGTCGGTACTGCGACTGGACGCCGCCTGGCACCACACCCTGCCCGGCACCCAGGATCTGCACCGCCTGGAAACGCGGGCGGACGGCACCCACTTCGTGATGGACCGGCGCGGGCCGCGCGCCGTACAGGAGACGGTCACCGCGATGTGGGAGTGGCTGCGCGTCCGGTACCAGGACGACCCCGACTCCTGGCACCCCGACGTGCTGCTCGCGCACCCCGGCGGGACCAGGGTGCTGGAGTACATGGAGCAGACGATGCCCGACGCGTGGCCCGCGGGGCTGCTGGACCACAGCCGGGACAGCTACACCAGCGGCAACCGCGGAGGCGCCGCCGTGTTCGACATCCTGAGGCGGGCGCACGACGCCGGGCAGAAGTCGGGCAGCCGCGCCGTCCTGTACGCGGCGGCACCGGGCCTCACCGCCACCGCGCTGGAAGGCGAGTGGCTGTAG
- a CDS encoding VOC family protein, producing the protein MITTDLTPGSPCWLDLGAPDVRTAAAFYGSVLGWDYEPMGADVGGGEGEGGDMEGGMFQKDGKTVAGLGKLSEEGARSAWMVYYRVTDADATTQAVEGAGGVVRVPPRDLGEWGRMAQYTDPSGGEFAVWQPGKNAGFELADVPGSLAWTELYTSDAAAAKEFYGTVFGWRFSDTDMPGGGGTYTLITPDGLPEERMQGGLMEVREEDLALAGGRAYWHPVFAVSDCDAAVAAVTGNGGRVQAGPMDAEGVGRLAVCLDPSAADFVVLTPSAPS; encoded by the coding sequence GTGATCACGACCGACCTCACGCCCGGCTCCCCCTGCTGGCTCGACCTCGGCGCGCCCGATGTCCGGACCGCCGCGGCCTTCTACGGCTCGGTGCTCGGCTGGGACTACGAGCCCATGGGTGCGGACGTGGGCGGGGGCGAGGGCGAGGGCGGGGACATGGAGGGCGGGATGTTCCAGAAGGACGGCAAGACCGTCGCTGGGCTGGGCAAACTGTCCGAGGAGGGCGCTCGTTCGGCCTGGATGGTCTACTACCGCGTCACCGACGCCGATGCGACCACCCAAGCGGTGGAGGGGGCGGGCGGTGTGGTCCGGGTACCCCCGAGGGACCTCGGCGAGTGGGGGCGGATGGCGCAGTACACCGACCCGTCGGGTGGCGAGTTCGCGGTCTGGCAGCCCGGGAAGAACGCCGGCTTCGAGCTGGCCGACGTGCCGGGTTCGCTGGCCTGGACAGAGCTGTACACGAGTGACGCCGCGGCCGCGAAGGAGTTCTACGGCACGGTCTTCGGCTGGCGTTTCAGCGACACCGACATGCCGGGCGGCGGGGGCACGTACACCCTCATCACCCCGGACGGGCTTCCGGAGGAACGTATGCAGGGCGGCCTGATGGAGGTCCGCGAAGAGGACCTGGCCCTGGCGGGCGGGCGCGCGTACTGGCACCCGGTGTTCGCCGTCTCCGACTGCGACGCCGCCGTCGCCGCGGTCACCGGGAACGGCGGCCGAGTGCAGGCGGGACCGATGGACGCGGAAGGCGTCGGCCGGCTCGCCGTCTGTCTCGACCCGTCCGCCGCCGACTTCGTGGTCCTCACGCCGTCCGCCCCGAGCTGA
- a CDS encoding metalloregulator ArsR/SmtB family transcription factor, whose amino-acid sequence MDALLAALADPARRRLVSLLAERPRPVGVLAQLADARQPQTTKHLQTLERAGVVTSRRTGQRRVYALRPGPLRDLAAALGRLADTAEQAGGAQATYDRYGLSLRTERLAAREPGWADGRSFTFHRSLTGRPELVWRHLTEAALLTRWWRPEDLRVSALVFEARPGGAIVQEYRDAEDTDSTGPVVGRAEGAVVEARPGERLSYRLSPLLPDGRPAFTAHVEMALRPTGPGTDLDVHWRMADSTVESADFVAGIEIGFGQSLDKLAATLAADPHDTDSTSPDSTDSTSPDSTDSTSPDSTGTDSTDTRSAK is encoded by the coding sequence ATGGACGCACTGCTCGCCGCACTGGCCGACCCGGCCCGTCGGCGGCTCGTGAGTCTGCTCGCCGAGCGGCCCCGGCCGGTCGGCGTGCTCGCTCAGCTCGCCGACGCACGCCAACCGCAGACGACCAAGCATCTCCAGACCCTGGAACGCGCCGGGGTCGTGACCTCCCGGCGCACCGGTCAGCGTCGCGTCTACGCCCTCCGGCCCGGCCCCCTCCGTGATCTGGCGGCCGCGCTCGGCCGGCTCGCCGACACCGCGGAACAGGCCGGCGGAGCGCAGGCGACCTACGACCGTTACGGGCTCAGCCTCCGGACGGAGCGGCTCGCCGCGCGGGAGCCGGGGTGGGCCGACGGCCGGTCCTTCACGTTCCACCGGTCCCTGACCGGGCGTCCCGAGCTCGTCTGGCGCCACCTGACCGAGGCCGCCCTGCTCACGCGCTGGTGGAGGCCCGAAGACCTCCGGGTCTCCGCACTCGTCTTCGAGGCACGGCCCGGTGGGGCGATCGTCCAGGAATACCGCGACGCCGAGGACACCGACAGCACCGGCCCGGTCGTCGGGCGCGCGGAAGGAGCCGTCGTCGAGGCACGGCCCGGTGAGCGCCTCTCCTATCGGCTCTCCCCGCTGCTCCCCGACGGCCGCCCGGCTTTCACCGCCCATGTCGAGATGGCTCTGCGGCCCACCGGCCCGGGCACGGACCTCGACGTCCACTGGCGGATGGCCGACAGCACCGTCGAGTCGGCGGACTTCGTCGCCGGCATCGAGATCGGCTTCGGCCAGAGCCTGGACAAGCTGGCGGCGACCCTCGCCGCGGACCCTCACGACACGGACAGCACCAGCCCGGACAGCACCGACAGCACCAGCCCGGACAGCACCGACAGCACCAGCCCGGACAGCACCGGCACCGACAGCACCGACACAAGGAGCGCGAAATGA
- a CDS encoding NUDIX hydrolase: MATPDFITEIRASAGHQLLWLPGVSAVVLDDEGRVLLGQRADNHQWCLISGIPDPGEQPADCAVREVYEETGVRCAAERVVLVRSGRKVEYPNGDQCQFMDITFRCRAVGGEARVNDDESVEVGWFALDALPPMRDGQLFRIKQALADEPTWFETTPPASNMGGDHMGQGPGAA; encoded by the coding sequence ATGGCGACTCCCGACTTCATCACCGAGATCCGGGCCTCCGCGGGCCACCAGCTGCTCTGGCTCCCCGGCGTCAGCGCCGTCGTCCTCGACGACGAGGGACGGGTGCTGCTGGGTCAGCGCGCGGACAACCACCAGTGGTGCCTGATCTCGGGCATCCCGGATCCCGGCGAGCAGCCCGCGGACTGCGCGGTGCGGGAGGTGTACGAGGAGACGGGCGTGCGCTGCGCCGCCGAGCGCGTCGTCCTCGTCCGCTCCGGCCGGAAGGTGGAGTACCCGAACGGCGATCAGTGCCAGTTCATGGACATCACCTTCCGCTGCCGGGCCGTGGGCGGCGAGGCACGGGTCAACGACGACGAGTCCGTAGAGGTGGGCTGGTTCGCGTTGGACGCCCTGCCCCCGATGCGCGACGGGCAGCTGTTCCGCATCAAGCAGGCGCTCGCCGACGAACCCACGTGGTTCGAAACCACCCCTCCCGCATCAAATATGGGTGGTGACCACATGGGGCAAGGGCCCGGCGCTGCCTAG
- a CDS encoding ATP-binding SpoIIE family protein phosphatase encodes MDSTPSPSSSSPFDLVSSALGRFVPRGGAAAAGGSAGAPGDRTTPRRPPDDPADDRQDQILGVVNLDRDLRITRCNLDAPVFAGLDAVAGSPFADLLPAGDVPTVTRRLRQVLERGEAHVARIQRLRRGDGSELVVSLSILPAAAPQEGLTVSVIAMATRLHLYAAETAIGTSLDIGETAQSLAESLLAWGDVAAVDLDFAVWTGEGVTERAQGRIRLRRAALVPDRAWPEGYVTAGGDLPSDASRLLAQAVRRDDAPQAIVIPDREAVERLLGSPRVIRALVPGDRSASVACIPLVLDGAPPVVLGVAEVWRRADPPFRDSELFDLQELVARTAHHVDLARQHQREHTQVLALQRRLLPRTGGPTLEIASVYQPATPDSAGVGGDWVNSFPLPDGRTALVVGDVVGHGLGAAATMGQLSMEARALLSAGLAPDEVLEHLDKTVTLLDDAESGLAAGYSALGSTCCIALYDPVSHHVTLSSAGHLPPVLVLPDGHAAPLAVRPHPGLGAEFALREPFGVHTFDAPPGSLLALYTDGLVEDPALSIDEGISRLADTVSAVHPWDTLERAARHVVSTLAPARQRDDVTLLLARMIGYRKGDTATWRLPARDDAPARARAYVCALLRRWDCGSDTRHDVLLLVSELVTNAVRFAAGPITVRLIRAGDGLLCEVGDTGNGRPRLSKGGLLDDGGRGLHVVHRLTTRWGVRWTDTGKVVWAEVAG; translated from the coding sequence ATGGACTCCACGCCCTCCCCCTCGTCCTCATCGCCGTTCGACCTGGTCAGCAGCGCTCTGGGGCGCTTCGTCCCGCGCGGCGGAGCGGCAGCGGCCGGCGGTTCCGCCGGCGCGCCGGGCGACCGCACCACCCCCCGACGCCCGCCCGACGACCCGGCGGACGACCGGCAGGATCAGATTCTCGGCGTGGTCAACCTGGACAGGGATCTGAGGATCACCCGCTGCAATCTGGACGCCCCCGTGTTCGCGGGTCTGGACGCCGTGGCCGGGAGTCCGTTCGCCGATCTCCTGCCCGCCGGGGACGTCCCGACGGTCACCCGGCGGTTGCGGCAGGTCCTGGAGCGGGGCGAGGCGCACGTCGCCCGGATCCAGCGCCTGCGGCGCGGCGACGGGTCGGAGCTGGTGGTCTCGCTGAGCATCCTGCCCGCAGCGGCGCCGCAGGAGGGCTTGACCGTCTCCGTGATCGCCATGGCCACGAGGCTGCACCTGTACGCCGCCGAGACCGCGATCGGCACCTCGCTGGACATCGGCGAGACCGCGCAGTCGCTGGCGGAGTCCCTGCTGGCCTGGGGAGACGTGGCCGCCGTCGACCTCGACTTCGCGGTGTGGACGGGCGAGGGGGTCACCGAGCGGGCACAGGGGCGCATCCGGCTGCGGCGGGCGGCCCTGGTGCCGGACCGGGCCTGGCCCGAGGGATACGTGACCGCGGGCGGCGATCTCCCGAGCGACGCGAGTCGCCTGCTGGCGCAGGCGGTACGGCGGGACGACGCCCCGCAGGCCATCGTCATTCCCGACCGGGAGGCGGTCGAGCGGCTGCTCGGCAGTCCGCGAGTGATCCGGGCCCTGGTGCCCGGCGACCGATCGGCGAGTGTGGCGTGCATTCCGCTGGTCCTGGACGGCGCGCCGCCGGTCGTACTGGGCGTGGCGGAGGTCTGGCGGCGGGCTGATCCCCCCTTCCGCGACAGCGAGTTGTTCGACCTGCAGGAACTGGTGGCCAGGACCGCCCATCACGTGGACCTGGCGCGTCAGCACCAGCGCGAGCACACGCAGGTGCTGGCGTTGCAGCGCCGGCTGCTGCCCCGGACCGGCGGCCCCACCCTCGAGATCGCCAGCGTCTACCAGCCCGCCACCCCCGACAGCGCGGGCGTCGGCGGGGACTGGGTGAACAGCTTTCCGCTGCCGGACGGCCGCACCGCGCTGGTGGTCGGGGACGTCGTCGGGCACGGCCTGGGAGCCGCGGCGACCATGGGCCAGCTGAGCATGGAGGCCCGCGCGCTGCTGTCCGCGGGGCTGGCGCCCGACGAGGTGCTGGAGCACCTCGACAAGACCGTGACGCTGCTGGACGACGCGGAGTCCGGACTGGCGGCCGGCTACAGCGCCCTCGGCTCCACCTGCTGCATCGCGCTCTACGACCCCGTCAGCCACCACGTGACGCTCTCCAGCGCCGGTCACCTCCCTCCGGTCCTGGTGCTCCCGGACGGCCACGCGGCCCCGCTCGCGGTCCGCCCGCACCCCGGCCTCGGGGCCGAGTTCGCACTGCGGGAGCCATTCGGCGTCCACACGTTCGACGCACCCCCGGGCTCTCTGCTCGCCCTCTACACCGACGGCCTGGTGGAGGATCCGGCCCTGTCGATCGACGAGGGCATCAGCAGGCTGGCGGACACCGTGTCCGCGGTGCATCCCTGGGACACCCTGGAGCGGGCCGCACGGCACGTCGTCTCCACGCTGGCACCCGCGCGCCAGCGCGACGACGTGACCCTGCTGCTCGCGCGCATGATCGGCTACCGCAAGGGGGACACGGCGACCTGGCGGCTCCCTGCCCGCGACGACGCGCCCGCCCGGGCTCGCGCGTACGTCTGCGCGCTGTTGCGGCGATGGGACTGCGGGAGTGACACCCGGCACGACGTGCTGCTGCTGGTCAGCGAGCTGGTCACGAACGCCGTGCGCTTTGCCGCCGGACCGATCACGGTCCGACTGATCAGGGCCGGTGACGGCCTGCTGTGCGAGGTCGGCGACACCGGCAACGGCAGGCCGCGTCTGAGCAAGGGCGGCCTCCTCGACGACGGCGGACGCGGCCTGCACGTCGTACACCGGCTCACCACCCGATGGGGAGTGCGGTGGACGGACACCGGCAAGGTGGTCTGGGCGGAAGTCGCCGGCTGA